In a genomic window of Chryseobacterium sp. G0162:
- a CDS encoding exonuclease SbcCD subunit D, which produces MKILHTADWHLGKKLDRFSRLEEQVSVMEEIIAIADEEQADLILVAGDLFDNFNPAVEAVELFYKTLKRLSQNGRRPVIAIAGNHDSPNLINAPDPLARECGIILIGHPKAKITPFGTEHFSITHSKEGFIEVKINTIDFPIRLLHTPYANEIRLKEYLGENKEEEINNVLSKTWKDLANQLCDENGINLLTAHLYMNKRGGEILEEPEGEKPIKIGNADLIYSDSIPEQIQYTALGHLHGYQNIGTKEKPVVYSSSPLCYSFSEAGQTKYISIIDAEPGQPVSYEKKVLKSGRTLVRKTFTSVDETVQWLQENPNAFIELTLESETFLTADERRLIYQSHTGIVHLIPKVKSKEFGEETNQEINLNQNIETLFKDYFKSKNAGQEANEELMKLFNEILNT; this is translated from the coding sequence ATGAAAATTCTACACACCGCCGACTGGCATTTAGGAAAAAAACTGGATCGCTTTTCCCGACTGGAAGAGCAGGTTTCAGTGATGGAGGAAATCATTGCGATTGCTGATGAAGAACAGGCAGACCTTATTCTTGTTGCCGGTGATCTTTTTGATAATTTTAACCCCGCTGTTGAAGCTGTTGAGCTTTTTTATAAAACACTGAAACGTTTGTCTCAAAACGGAAGACGTCCTGTAATCGCCATTGCCGGGAATCACGATTCCCCCAACCTCATCAATGCACCAGATCCATTGGCCAGAGAATGTGGAATTATTCTAATTGGCCATCCCAAAGCAAAAATTACTCCGTTTGGAACAGAACATTTTAGCATTACCCATTCAAAAGAAGGCTTTATAGAAGTGAAAATCAACACTATTGATTTTCCAATAAGACTATTGCATACTCCTTACGCTAATGAAATCCGTTTGAAAGAATATTTAGGAGAAAATAAAGAAGAAGAGATCAATAATGTCCTTTCGAAAACTTGGAAAGATCTTGCCAATCAGCTCTGTGATGAAAATGGGATTAACCTACTGACCGCTCATTTGTATATGAATAAAAGAGGAGGTGAAATTTTGGAAGAACCCGAAGGAGAAAAACCGATTAAAATTGGAAATGCTGATCTTATTTATTCTGACAGTATTCCGGAACAGATTCAATATACAGCTTTGGGTCACCTGCATGGTTATCAGAATATCGGAACAAAGGAAAAGCCCGTAGTGTATTCATCTTCTCCCCTTTGCTATAGCTTTAGTGAGGCAGGTCAGACAAAATATATATCCATTATTGATGCAGAACCGGGGCAACCAGTTTCTTATGAAAAAAAGGTATTGAAAAGCGGAAGAACTTTAGTGCGAAAAACCTTTACATCTGTCGATGAAACTGTTCAGTGGTTGCAGGAAAATCCAAATGCATTTATTGAACTTACATTAGAAAGTGAAACCTTTTTAACGGCTGATGAACGAAGGCTCATTTATCAGTCTCATACTGGAATTGTCCATCTTATTCCTAAAGTTAAAAGTAAGGAGTTCGGTGAAGAAACAAACCAAGAAATTAATTTAAATCAGAATATAGAAACATTGTTTAAGGATTATTTTAAATCAAAGAATGCAGGACAGGAGGCCAATGAAGAATTGATGAAATTGTTTAACGAAATTCTAAATACCTAA